The following coding sequences lie in one Danio rerio strain Tuebingen ecotype United States chromosome 3, GRCz12tu, whole genome shotgun sequence genomic window:
- the si:dkey-93n13.2 gene encoding uncharacterized protein si:dkey-93n13.2 has product MTKLDRLNSFMTERLMAAVKEIIFTVGKTVREFEEETERVKSENERLKKMLRDSGRVAAEHASIAAPVQSYQPISPGQPGWICSQNEEPEAFEEIQQDQSQTHSEQHALIKPEKPEYSPDTYRESVALPSKANNNESSHMCLNHTDTNPTEDEMTNCQFPSKIKVEFMNSNLCSGDAIESNEDAYQSWSPHSPEIPSDHYREQNPNQPTYNSSEAALTLSQHSSSSHDAGHVSYHNILCTNRKHCNSKCCEMQKRTIAKSSPVWKYFSLKEGDCSKAVCLMCRAVISRGRKEYTTSALLKHLRMKHGNALIFGSSKKRRMKEITRKIV; this is encoded by the exons ATGACTAAATTGGACCGCCTGAACTCCTTCATGACCGAGCGATTGATGGCGGCTGTAAAGGAGATCATCTTCACTGTGGGCAAAACGGTCCGCGAGTTCGAGGAGGAAACGGAGCGCGTCAAGAGCGAGAACGAGCGGCTGAAGAAAATGCTTCGAGACTCCGGGCGCGTCGCCGCCGAACACGCGAGTATAGCTG ctccAGTGCAATCTTACCAGCCCATCTCCCCCGGGCAGCCCGGATGGATCTGCAGCCAGAATGAGGAGCCAGAGGCCTTTGAAGAGATCCAGCAGGACCAAAGCCAGACACACAGCGAACAACATGCGCTCATAAAACCAGAAAAGCCAGAATACTCTCCGGATACTTACCGGGAATCTGTAGCTTTGCCATCTAAAGCTAACAACAACGAGAGCTCACACATGTGCCTCAACCACACTGACACAAATCCCACCGAGGATGAGATGACAAACTGCCAGTTTCCATCGAAAATCAAAGTAGAATTCATGAACTCCAACTTGTGTTCGGGTGACGCCATCGAAAGCAATGAAGACGCATATCAGAGCTGGTCGCCACACAGTCCAGAAATCCCTTCGGACCACTACAGAGAACAAAACCCAAACCAGCCAACGTACAACAGCAGTGAAGCTGCTCTGACATTATCTCAGCACAGCAGCTCATCTCATGATGCCGGTCACGTTTCATATCACAACATACTCTGTACCAACAGAAAACACTGTAACAGTAAATGCTGTGAAATGCAAAAGAGGACAATCGCCAAATCCAGCCCTGTATGGAAGTATTTTTCTCTAAAAGAGGGAGACTGTAGCAAAGCGGTGTGCCTTATGTGTAGGGCCGTCATATCACGCGGTCGCAAAGAGTACACCACATCAGCCCTTCTAAAGCACCTTCGGATGAAACATG GAAATGCGCTAATCTTTGGCAGCTCTAAGAAGAGGCGAATGAAAGAGATTACAAGAAAGATTGTGTGA